The sequence ATACTTAATTGATTATGTGAGAGTTTGCTGCGTCACAGGTAGTAAATCTCCAACTCTAGAAGATCTAGAAAAGGACCTTGTTATTGCTGATTGCGCCCGTAATGAACTAAATGAACATGAAAGAAGATTAAGAGAAGAATTTGGAGTTAAGGACCCAGATTACttacaaaaaattaagaGAGGTCCCGCATTAAGGGCCTACTGTCGTTACCTAATTGACATTTCCAGAAGAGGAAACTGGCAAGAAATAGTTGTAGCCCTCAACCCTTGTCTAATGGGTTATGTTTATGCTGTAGACAAAGTTAAGGATAAGATAACAGCAGCAGAGGGTTCTATTTATAGTGAATGGTGTGATACTTGCGCGTCTTCATTTTGCTACCAAGCTGTGCTTGAAGGTGAAAGGCTCATGAATCACATCTTGGAAACATATCCTCCAGATCAACTTGATTCTTTGGTGACGATCTTTGCAAGAGGTTGTGAATTAGAAACTAATTTCTGGACCGCCGCCATGGAATACGAATGATAGttacaatatttttaacagaatatataaaatacaTATACAGAAATGATAAACTATAAACGCAAAAGATTAGCGATACGAAAAAAGGATTTCTCGCTATTATATCAATTTATAAAGAGATCCTTTGGAAATATAAATTATGttcatttcattttttcaacttctaGAAGGATGACTAACTATTGTTTCCATTTGCTAGCATGGTAAATTAAtacatttttgaatttgctGCTAGGGTACAATACCATGCAATGTTTATAATATAAATCAAAGTGACAGAGATTCCTAAAAGCTAAAACAAATccattgataatataatagtAGGTTGGTCAATTCACCGCAGATTCAATGTAAGTATTGATACTCCATAAATGTTAACTTCAGGTTGATATTCGTTACAAAAATCTTAGTTTGCTTTTCATTACTATCTGAACGGAATGCTCaacatttttcttattctaCAATTGTACAATGTCACGTAAACAGTTTGATTTGTGTATTTACAGTGGAAACATTTTACTTGTTGGCAATAGTACATGCGCAGATAATCAAAAACCATTGTTTCCGACATTATTTCTGACAATTGCTTGAATTTGCTGAACACTTTTCGAGGTACATTCTGATAAAGAGTGCATTATTAGTTATTTAGAGTATATTAAGACATCTTCTCGAAGATATATAAATTCGtaaaggaaacaaaaatttcgggataacaaaaaagtttcttctttttacgTATTAAATGGTCTATTCATCGATCCTATTTCACTATCAATCctattatattatcaacttttgcatttctgCTTCCACCAAAGTCGACGGCTGTTTCTCATCGTTTATGTAATATCATAACGCATGTATGACATTATATCAGTGGCATGAGCGCTAGTCCATGAAATAGGAGTTTAACTCCAACATACGGAACATTCGCATTATCGCACACGTAAGACTCGATATATTAAGGAAGGAATTTCCGAGTTGGattaataaaggaaaaataaaatatagtGTTGGAAATATAGTTGCCTCagaataatatcaatataatattaaaacGTATATAGTTAGATACCCGGTATTATTCGAGTACGCATTAATTCAGCAGTATGACTTTCTGTGCCTGCTTATATATTGTAACCGTATGTTGTTCTACCTTAAAAATTTGCTAAATTGAAGGAATTGACTATCGTCACTGAAGAGTATTCGTATTATGGTATTATGATACATTGtctaaaaaaaggataccatttttcttcaatagaacaagaagagaatCTAAGGACACCATTTCGAGAAATAGTTTACACAGTATATCCAATAACTCCAATAAACTACTTTCCTATACAAATTTCCGATGGTTGGATTAATAGTAAAACTTCTATACTTCTTTCATCCATCAAGAAATTAAGGTAAACATCTGGTAAGCACTATCCAACTTTTTTCTGTTACACATATGGTTTTTCTGCAATCATTTCTTCCCACTTTGCATGAGTAAGTGTCCCATTTTGTCTCAAGCCGTTAATCTTGAAACCGCAGGCGGAGTTACTTGATGCGGTATTTTACATGCCTTTTTTCActgcaagaaaaaaatgaaacaCTTATTTACACGATTTTCAGGATAGTTTACGCTGGTGAGTATGCAGAACAGTTAACACCTTTGTTTTATCCTTTTGTGTCTtgattatataatataaatgTGCCTGGCGTTAAAAAATAGCAACTGAATAAGTTTTTTTACTGATGTCCTTGAGAGAAGTAACTAATTATGAAGTCTCGTTTTACATCCCGTTGTCTTACAGCAACAGGACTCATAAAGTTTGTAAACTGCCAAACGGAATTTTAGCATTAATAATATCGGATCCAACAGATACTTCAAGCTCATGCTCACTGACTGTTTGCACAGGTTCCCATAACGATCCAAAGGATATTGCCGGTTTGGCGCACCTTTGTGAGCACATGATTCTTTCTGCCGGTTCCAAAAAATACCCTGATCCTGGTTTATTCCACACACTAATCGCAAAAAACAACGGCTCTCAAAATGCCTTTACCACAGGGGAGCAAACgactttttattttgaattgcCCAATACTCAAAATAACGGCGAATTTACATTTGAATCTATCTTAGATGTGTTTGCCTCATTCTTCAAAGAACCGCTCTTCAACCCTTTACTGATAAGCAAGGAGATATATGCAATACAAAGTGAGCATGAGGGAAACATATCATCAACcacaaaaatattctacCACGCAGCAAGAATATTGGCCAATCCCGACCATCCTTTCAGTCGCTTTTCCACTGGGAACATACACTCGTTATCTAGCATTCCacaactgaaaaaaataaaactaaaGAGCTCATTAAACACTTACTTCgaaaataatttttttgggGAGAATATAACCTTGTGCATAAGGGGACCGCAGTCTGTTAATATTCTTACGAAACTAGCTCTATCAAAATTTGGCGATATAAAACCCAAAAGCGCTGTAAAGGAAAGGAGTATATCGATTAGGACGAGGTCATTTCGAAGATCGAAGTCTTTAAAAAAACGCCAAgattcttccaaaaacGACTACAGTGACTTGAAAACCTTTAAAATACTGAACACAACgtgggaaaaaaaatacaaaaatacGATGTgttttcaacaatttcctGAATGCAATTCGATATTTATCAATTCAAATAAGGTACCTATAATGAGACTTCTCTTTCCTGTTAGCGATAAAAACACTCGGTTTACAAAGGATGACATTAAAATATACAGTCATCTTTGGTGTGAACTTTTCGGCGATGAGTCTCCAGGATCTTTGAGCTATTACTTAGCTTCAAAAGGCTGGCTCACAGGCTGTTTTGCCTTTACCTCAGAATTCGCTATTGGTGACATAGGATTAATTTTGGAATTAGAACTGACAAACAGTGGCTGGGAAAATATTAAGAGAATTACGACAATAGTACTTAATAGACTCTTGCCTTCCTTTTACGTAATGAACATCGATTACTTAATcacttttttgaaagaacaGAATTTGATCGACCTCGTTAGCTTTCTGTACCAAAGTTCAGAGGATCTTCCAATGGAAGAGTGCTCAAAATTAAGCGGTATTCTTCAGGACGATTTAGAATGTTTAACCCCCCCTAATATATTCAAAGGATTTAAATCTCTTATAGAAATAGATGATCCCAACATcgaaaaatatgaaaacaCAAAGGCCAATATACAATGGTGGACAGGGCAAGCTATTAagttccaaaattttttaaaatcttTCATGAATCATGACAACATGCGCCTTTTACTCTTAGGGAATATAAAATCTGGTAAtatatttgataaaatgaaaaataaaagtgaTATATGCACCGATTTTTTCTATGAATTTGAGTATTATACGGCAAACGTTCATCTAGCAAGTGATAATAAATTTCATTCAAACAGCTCGTATGAATTTAATTTTCCCACAGgtaatctttttttaccaGATTGCGTCAGCGATCCTTTAAAACTACAACAGCTCTTCTTAGAATGCTCGTTAAAATCGAAATTTGCTACGCTTAGACCTCAAATTTATAGTGAGCCCACTAGGACAAAGCCTCAATTAGTCAGTGAGAACCAGAATTATGAGATGTGGATCTTAAAAGAAGACCCAAATTTTGCCTCAGACAATAAATCCGTCGTATCATTTGAAGTTTTGGGGTTAGGCATCAAACCTAGTCCGGAGGCAACAATCCACCTGGAAGTACTAGCACAGGCATTATTTATCATCACCTCTTCATTCCTTTATCCCGCTCTGAGAATTGGTTACACATATGAGATTGCCTCATCTAGTAAGGGCAACGTAACACTGCGATTTACTATTTCTGGATTCCCTGAGGGTGTTTTCACAATAGTAAAGACGTTCGTGGATACGCTAAAACTTATTGCAACAGATCCAACGTTTCTTTCTAAAGATACCTTGAGAAAGGCAAGGATTTTAGTTAGAAATAAATACAAGAACGCGTCATCGGACAACTGCGTGAAGCTAGCTAGCGTTGGATTGCTGATTGTTTTAGAGAAATATATATGGACTTTAGAGGATAGAATTAATGCATTAGAGCTTACCGAGTTGGAATCCttcgaaaaattttgttttttattctgGAGGAATCCTAAACATTTGGTCTTGTTCATGCAGGGAAGCCTTGAATATGCTGACGCAATCAACCGTTACTTAAATAACAATTTTACGCAGCACCTAAAAATCAGCAATGAAGGGAGCAAACCGACCATACGTCTCTACCCTCCTCCCAGTACAAAAGATCTAGATCAAGGCACAAATGCCTTTATATCATATAATGGTCACCAGGATGATCCCAACAATAGTATTGTGTATTTTATTCAGACTGCACAAAGAGATGACATCAAAAATCTGACACTAACCTTTCTTACCGAATATCTATTTTCACTAACGCTAGTGCCTGATctaagaaataaaaagcaaattgGGTACATTGTTTTGGGAGGACTCAGGGTTTTAACAGACACTGTTGGGATTCATATAACCGTAATGTCTGGCAGCTCGGGGCACAATCTGGAAACTAGGATCAATGAGTACTTATCTTACTTGCAGCTGCAGGTGCTAAATAGATTCACCGAGTTTGATTTTCGAAGGATACTTCTAGAGCCGTTCttaaatcttttaaaacaGAACAGTACGAAACAGTTTGAAGGGTCGGCTGGTCCTGTAGACCTATTAAATGAGATAGTGGCAAATGTGCAAAATGGTGATAATTACACTCTCAACAATAAACAAATGAGACAACATAGGAAGgtaagaaataaaattgcGGAAGGAAGGCTTAATTTTCAAGAAGATCATGAAATGATTGATATCTcatttttgcaaaaattaACTctaaagaaatatttaGCATTCTTCGAGTCCAAAATCTCTATATATTCCGCTCAAAGAAGTAAGCTATCAATAATGATCACAAGTCCAATGGCAGAGAAGGAAATTGCAAGCAGGAAAATGTTCCTTCAGCTAGAGGCCTTTCTGAAAATAAACGGATTCGCcataaaaaatgaagacttgaagaaaattgtCGAACATTCAAAGGGAAATCCTATTTTACTTGTAAAGAACCTTTTTACTTATTTTCGTAGGAGAAATGAAGTTTTCAAGCTCGGAACCGTTGTATTGCAggaaatattgaaaatcatCGGAATGAATCTTAAGCAGAGATACGGCTCTATATTAGGGTTTTCTTCCCAAGATGGTGAAGGAcaagaaatagaaaaattttggaacaACGACACAAGTCCGATTGTTCCTCTTCAGGAGCTTCCTGAACCAAACTTTTTCCGCAAGGCCGCATTTTGAACCGTATTTTGCTCGTTCCAGCCTTTCCACGTTTTTGTTATCTAAGCAACTTGGCACATTTCCCTACTATACTACAAACCGATACGTAAATACTTCCCTAAATAGCATATGAATTATTCAGTAATTTTTAAGGATCGAAACTGCACCTCAACTATTCGTTACTGTGGTTATGTTCTCATGTATTGATGCAAATCATGGGATATTTGCTCAAGACGACGGTAAAATGAGCAAAAATGGCACGATCCTGAAAAGAGCACTTTTCAAGATTCGGGCTACAAAATGCAACATAAAAAATGTTGTATTGTCATCTCGAGAGGGTCTTGTATGTTTTATTCCTCTTATGATTAGTTCACATTAGTAAAACAGATACGCAGTGTGCTCTTAATAAACAACTACTCCATAGCTTTATTTGCATAACAAAACTTTTAAGCACAAACTTAAACAGGTGGAGTAATAGTTCGGCGGCGACTCAAATTACATTTGTTGGAAGAATCgaatagaaaataaaaaaaagtgtatTATATTTGACATTCAAAATGGAAGGTATGAATATGGGTAGCAGCATGAATATGGACGCCATGTCTAGTGCATCCAAGACAGTAGCATCGAGTATGGCGTCGATGAGCATGGATGCGATGTCTAGTGCCAGCAAAACGATATTATCGAGCATGTCATCGATGAGCATGGAAGCGATGTCCAGTGCGAGCAAAACGTTGGCGTCGACTATGTCGTCAATGGCAAGTATGTCGATGGGAAGCAGTTCAATGTCAGGTATGTCTATGTCGATGAGCAGTACACCAACAAGCTCCGCCAGTGCACAGACAACTTCTGATTCTAGCATGTCAGGCATGTCAGGTATGTCATCGTCTGATAACAGTAGCTCTTCAGGGATGGATATGGACATGAGTATGGGAATGAACTATTATCTGACTCCCACATATAAAAACTATCCAGTTTTGTTTCACCATTTGCATGCAAACAATAGTGGTAAGGCTTTCGgtattttcttattatttgTTGTGGCTGCTTTCGTCTACAAACTACTGCTTTTCGTTAGTTGGTGCCTTGAAGTTCACTGGTTTAAAAAATGGGACAagcaaaataaatattcCACTTTACCTTCAGCAAACTCCAAAGACGAAGGAAAACATTATGACACAGagaataattttgaaattcaaggTTTACCTAAGCTGCCAAATTTATTAAGCGATATATTTGTTCCATCTTTAATGGATCTCTTTCATGACATTATAAGGGCGTTCTTAGTATTTACCTCTACGATGATTATTTATATGTTGATGCTTGCTACCATGTCTTTTGTTTTAACATACGTTTTTGCTGTAATTACTGGGTTAGCTTTATCGGAAGTCTTCTTCAATAGATGCAAAATAGCCATGCTAAAGAGGTGGGACATCCAAAGAGAAATTCAGAAAGCGAAGAGCTGTCCTGGCTTCGGTAACTGCCAATGTGGTAGACATCCCGAACCCAGCCCTGATCCAATTGCTGTTGCCGATACCACTTCCGGAAGTGATCAAAGTACTCGCCTGGAAAAGAACAACGAATCTAAAGTTGCGATTTCCGAAAataatcaaaagaaaacacCTACACAAGAAGAGGGATGTAATTGTGCCACAGACTCAGGAAAGAATCAAGCAAACATAGAGCGCGACATCCTTGAGAATTCCAAGTTGCAGGAACAGTCCGGGAATATGGATCAAAACTTACTTCCGGCCGAAAAATTCACTCATAACTAATAACTAGACAAGGTTCGTCCACctatatcttcttcttccaatatCTCTATACAtcaaaataagaatatCGTTCATTTCTCAGAAgctcaaaaaaaatctcaaaatggaTACTTCTAATGCCCTCATGAagaggaaagaaaataatagaCACAGCGACCTTCCTATAAATAACAGACTTGTATATAGTTGAATGTCTAAGTAATTTTAATTCAAAAATCCTTAACTATATTACCACCTTGCAATAATAAGAGTGAAGTGTTAAAAATGATACTTGCTTGCCTTCATCGAGTTACCGTTGTCTCCcacgtttcttttttctcgtTGGACAGAATTGCTTCCGCGCGAACATTTTCCACttttatttgaaagagGACATTATTCAGATCGTGTCAGTCTCATCTAATTGGCAAAGTGGCAATTTTCGAAATAACAAGATAACTGCATAAAGTAACACTTGTCGAATTGAAAGTATTTTGCCAGTGATATTTAGGTTCgagtaaagaaaatttcataaagAAATCAACAAGACACAATGCTGAAATACAGGTCTTTGCCAATCAAGAGAGCAATCCATCATCCGGCACCAGGAATTACTCCAATTTCTCCCCGTATTATGGTAAGCAGGTTGAGAGTAATACCATCTTTTAATTTGAAGTTCAATCGTTGGAACTCT is a genomic window of Saccharomyces cerevisiae S288C chromosome XVI, complete sequence containing:
- the AXL1 gene encoding Axl1p (Haploid specific endoprotease of a-factor mating pheromone; performs one of two N-terminal cleavages during maturation of a-factor mating pheromone; required for axial budding pattern of haploid cells), which codes for MSLREVTNYEVSFYIPLSYSNRTHKVCKLPNGILALIISDPTDTSSSCSLTVCTGSHNDPKDIAGLAHLCEHMILSAGSKKYPDPGLFHTLIAKNNGSQNAFTTGEQTTFYFELPNTQNNGEFTFESILDVFASFFKEPLFNPLLISKEIYAIQSEHEGNISSTTKIFYHAARILANPDHPFSRFSTGNIHSLSSIPQLKKIKLKSSLNTYFENNFFGENITLCIRGPQSVNILTKLALSKFGDIKPKSAVKERSISIRTRSFRRSKSLKKRQDSSKNDYSDLKTFKILNTTWEKKYKNTMCFQQFPECNSIFINSNKVPIMRLLFPVSDKNTRFTKDDIKIYSHLWCELFGDESPGSLSYYLASKGWLTGCFAFTSEFAIGDIGLILELELTNSGWENIKRITTIVLNRLLPSFYVMNIDYLITFLKEQNLIDLVSFLYQSSEDLPMEECSKLSGILQDDLECLTPPNIFKGFKSLIEIDDPNIEKYENTKANIQWWTGQAIKFQNFLKSFMNHDNMRLLLLGNIKSGNIFDKMKNKSDICTDFFYEFEYYTANVHLASDNKFHSNSSYEFNFPTGNLFLPDCVSDPLKLQQLFLECSLKSKFATLRPQIYSEPTRTKPQLVSENQNYEMWILKEDPNFASDNKSVVSFEVLGLGIKPSPEATIHLEVLAQALFIITSSFLYPALRIGYTYEIASSSKGNVTLRFTISGFPEGVFTIVKTFVDTLKLIATDPTFLSKDTLRKARILVRNKYKNASSDNCVKLASVGLLIVLEKYIWTLEDRINALELTELESFEKFCFLFWRNPKHLVLFMQGSLEYADAINRYLNNNFTQHLKISNEGSKPTIRLYPPPSTKDLDQGTNAFISYNGHQDDPNNSIVYFIQTAQRDDIKNLTLTFLTEYLFSLTLVPDLRNKKQIGYIVLGGLRVLTDTVGIHITVMSGSSGHNLETRINEYLSYLQLQVLNRFTEFDFRRILLEPFLNLLKQNSTKQFEGSAGPVDLLNEIVANVQNGDNYTLNNKQMRQHRKVRNKIAEGRLNFQEDHEMIDISFLQKLTLKKYLAFFESKISIYSAQRSKLSIMITSPMAEKEIASRKMFLQLEAFLKINGFAIKNEDLKKIVEHSKGNPILLVKNLFTYFRRRNEVFKLGTVVLQEILKIIGMNLKQRYGSILGFSSQDGEGQEIEKFWNNDTSPIVPLQELPEPNFFRKAAF
- the CTR1 gene encoding high-affinity Cu transporter CTR1 (High-affinity copper transporter of plasma membrane; mediates nearly all copper uptake under low copper conditions; transcriptionally induced at low copper levels and degraded at high copper levels; protein increases in abundance and relocalizes from nucleus to plasma membrane upon DNA replication stress; human homolog SLC31A1 can complement a yeast ctr1 ctr3 double deletion), with product MEGMNMGSSMNMDAMSSASKTVASSMASMSMDAMSSASKTILSSMSSMSMEAMSSASKTLASTMSSMASMSMGSSSMSGMSMSMSSTPTSSASAQTTSDSSMSGMSGMSSSDNSSSSGMDMDMSMGMNYYLTPTYKNYPVLFHHLHANNSGKAFGIFLLFVVAAFVYKLLLFVSWCLEVHWFKKWDKQNKYSTLPSANSKDEGKHYDTENNFEIQGLPKLPNLLSDIFVPSLMDLFHDIIRAFLVFTSTMIIYMLMLATMSFVLTYVFAVITGLALSEVFFNRCKIAMLKRWDIQREIQKAKSCPGFGNCQCGRHPEPSPDPIAVADTTSGSDQSTRLEKNNESKVAISENNQKKTPTQEEGCNCATDSGKNQANIERDILENSKLQEQSGNMDQNLLPAEKFTHN